One window of the Candidatus Zixiibacteriota bacterium genome contains the following:
- the pheT gene encoding Phenylalanine--tRNA ligase beta subunit, producing the protein MQLPYGWLKELVAFDWSPEELASRLTLCGTAAAASRFSDNGYGNIVVGSITELETIKGSDHLKKALVDIGEGKTVPVVCGAPNAARGQKVVLAQVGAVLSSGMEIKKVTLRGVESYGMICSERELGLTDDHSGIMVLPDDAPVANKAGEYLGVDDYVLKFDLTPNRPDSLSAIGVARDIACLAGNKIKRPSYDLKESSYKASDAVKISIADPGACPRYAARVIKGVKIGPSPWWIKAKLILCGIRPISNVVDITNLVMLELGHPLHAFDYRQFAKKEVLVRRAAEGEKFTTLDGKEHTLTPEVLLITDGDKGVAAAGVMGGLHSEVSESTTDILLESAYFDSITIRKSRMKLGMTSESSLRFEKGADPNIIPEAVNRAAYLIQKYAGGEIYQGIVDCYPRKIEPMVIDLRPSRTNKILGTEIARERMQSILEGLEFRVTVKGDDSLTVAVPTFRPDITREIDLIEEIARIEGYDKIPAADRNIGPLFTSILSDDRLRQEIRNIMTAQGYDEICGSGLADPMMLEKVSPGAGQVRIINPIAEDFSVLQNTIIYSLLRAVSNNFAQRNLDIRIFEIGRIFIPQEKGAPLEIEQLGLALSGRTDDQWYGKGREHDFYGIKGAIEALTEQLNIKVDYRPQTYPIMEDGGAFELKIGEKAVGMAGQIKPPLARAFDVKQGIYIAVLDFGELLKNRQRGIAYRPLPRYPAAPRDIAIVVDETVKAGDIIDLIKKTGGPLLERVELFDLYRGKQIGEGKKSLAFALSYRSNERSLESSEVSELHGKIASMLKEHFKSEVREG; encoded by the coding sequence TATTGTTGTCGGTTCTATCACGGAATTGGAGACTATCAAGGGCTCGGATCATTTGAAAAAAGCGCTGGTCGATATCGGGGAGGGAAAGACCGTCCCGGTCGTCTGCGGGGCTCCCAATGCCGCTCGGGGTCAGAAAGTGGTTCTGGCGCAGGTGGGAGCGGTTCTTTCCAGCGGAATGGAAATAAAGAAAGTCACCCTGCGCGGGGTGGAATCGTACGGTATGATTTGCTCCGAGCGGGAACTTGGCCTCACCGATGATCACTCCGGCATCATGGTATTGCCCGACGATGCTCCGGTCGCAAATAAGGCGGGCGAGTATCTCGGTGTCGATGATTATGTCTTGAAATTTGACCTGACGCCAAACCGCCCCGATTCACTTTCGGCTATCGGCGTGGCCCGCGACATTGCCTGCCTGGCCGGTAATAAGATTAAAAGACCGTCATATGATTTGAAAGAGTCATCTTATAAGGCCTCCGATGCCGTCAAGATTTCTATCGCCGATCCCGGGGCCTGTCCCCGTTACGCCGCGCGCGTAATCAAGGGAGTAAAAATCGGCCCGTCGCCGTGGTGGATAAAGGCGAAACTTATTCTTTGCGGCATTCGTCCCATCTCCAATGTGGTCGATATCACCAATCTGGTCATGCTCGAACTGGGACATCCGTTGCACGCTTTTGATTATCGTCAATTCGCGAAAAAGGAAGTTCTGGTTCGTCGCGCCGCGGAGGGTGAAAAATTCACCACTCTCGACGGCAAAGAGCATACTTTGACACCTGAAGTTCTTTTAATTACCGACGGCGACAAAGGGGTGGCGGCGGCCGGTGTGATGGGCGGGCTTCATTCGGAGGTTTCCGAAAGCACGACTGATATATTGCTCGAATCGGCCTATTTCGATTCGATAACAATCCGGAAAAGCCGGATGAAACTCGGCATGACCTCGGAATCATCGCTTCGTTTCGAAAAGGGGGCGGATCCGAATATTATCCCGGAAGCGGTCAATCGCGCCGCCTATTTGATTCAAAAATATGCCGGCGGGGAGATTTATCAGGGAATAGTTGACTGCTATCCCCGAAAAATTGAACCGATGGTAATTGACCTCCGTCCGAGCCGAACCAATAAAATACTCGGGACAGAAATCGCCAGGGAGAGGATGCAATCGATACTTGAGGGATTGGAATTCCGAGTAACTGTCAAGGGTGACGATTCGTTAACGGTAGCGGTTCCGACTTTCCGCCCCGATATCACCCGCGAAATCGATCTGATCGAGGAAATTGCCCGGATCGAAGGATACGACAAAATACCGGCTGCGGATCGAAATATCGGGCCCTTGTTTACATCGATCCTTTCCGATGACCGGTTGCGGCAGGAAATCCGAAATATCATGACCGCCCAGGGTTATGATGAAATTTGCGGGTCCGGTCTGGCCGACCCGATGATGCTGGAAAAAGTTTCGCCCGGGGCCGGCCAGGTTCGCATCATTAATCCTATTGCCGAAGACTTTTCGGTTTTGCAGAATACGATTATATATTCTCTCCTGCGGGCCGTTTCCAACAATTTTGCCCAGAGAAATCTCGATATCAGAATTTTCGAAATCGGCAGAATATTTATTCCTCAGGAAAAAGGCGCGCCCCTTGAAATCGAGCAACTCGGTTTGGCGCTGTCCGGCCGGACCGACGATCAATGGTATGGCAAAGGGCGGGAACATGATTTCTACGGGATAAAAGGGGCCATTGAGGCACTCACGGAACAATTAAATATTAAGGTGGATTATCGGCCCCAGACTTATCCGATTATGGAGGACGGCGGCGCCTTTGAATTAAAAATAGGCGAAAAAGCGGTCGGTATGGCGGGTCAGATTAAGCCGCCATTGGCGCGGGCCTTTGATGTCAAGCAGGGAATATATATCGCCGTTCTTGATTTCGGCGAACTGCTGAAAAACCGTCAGCGGGGAATCGCCTATAGGCCGCTCCCGCGTTACCCGGCCGCCCCCCGGGATATCGCCATTGTGGTAGATGAAACGGTAAAAGCCGGCGATATTATTGACCTGATTAAAAAGACCGGCGGCCCTCTCTTAGAAAGGGTGGAATTATTCGACCTGTATCGAGGCAAGCAAATCGGCGAGGGGAAGAAATCGCTGGCTTTCGCCCTGTCTTATAGATCCAATGAGCGCAGTCTTGAGAGTTCCGAAGTCTCTGAATTACATGGCAAAATCGCCTCGATGCTAAAGGAACACTTTAAATCGGAAGTTCGGGAAGGTTAA
- a CDS encoding hypothetical protein (Evidence 5 : Unknown function), whose protein sequence is MDALEKLEEKINRALSLIEKLTGDNRDLKQENERLKKEMAELRAKSIDQEKQEKERSDQVREKLGSILNKLDNLEKIS, encoded by the coding sequence ATGGATGCCCTTGAGAAACTGGAAGAGAAAATCAATAGAGCTCTTTCCCTGATTGAAAAATTGACGGGGGATAACCGGGATTTGAAGCAGGAAAACGAGCGCCTGAAAAAGGAAATGGCCGAACTTCGGGCCAAGTCAATCGATCAGGAGAAACAGGAAAAAGAGCGCTCCGATCAGGTCCGGGAAAAGTTGGGGAGTATTCTCAATAAACTCGATAACCTGGAAAAAATTTCGTAA
- a CDS encoding Cell division protein ZapA, translating into MPDISDKKTTVKVNIYGDEYPIRGSGDPEYIIRVADYVDRKMREIASRSKYKSPDKIAILTALNIAGELFDLEAQRSDSLTEVESRTKNILELLESKLPVSGE; encoded by the coding sequence ATGCCGGATATTTCAGATAAAAAAACGACCGTAAAAGTTAATATCTACGGTGACGAATACCCGATTCGCGGATCGGGCGACCCGGAGTATATAATTCGGGTGGCCGATTATGTGGATCGGAAGATGCGTGAAATTGCTTCCCGTTCAAAATATAAATCGCCGGACAAGATTGCCATCCTCACCGCCTTAAATATTGCCGGAGAGCTGTTTGATCTGGAGGCCCAACGAAGTGACAGCCTCACTGAAGTGGAAAGCCGGACCAAAAATATTCTGGAACTCCTGGAAAGCAAACTGCCTGTTTCCGGGGAATGA
- the rny gene encoding Ribonuclease Y, with protein MNGTLSIVLSAVLAAIVGFAAAWLILRRIGDTKIANAEEFARKVIAEAEKESEIKKKEALLEAKEEWYKVKTNFERELQNRRNEVQKIEKRLLEKEGNIDRKIESLAKREKDLQYRERTLGGREKGITLREQELEKAMQVQNEKLERIAQMTAEEAKRELKENLIGEAKIEAAATIKEIKESAERNAEKEAREVIISAIYRCAADHAVESTVSVVNLPNEEMKGRIIGREGRNIRSFETATGIDVIVDDTPEAVILSGYDPVRREVARMSLEKLITDGRIHPTRIEEVVEKTQKEMEMIIRETGEQAAFDVGVQGLHLDVVKLLGKLKYRTSYGQNVLQHSKEVAILCGLMAAELGLDPNIAKRSGLLHDVGKAIDRETEGTHTEIGATFLSRLGENPIIVNAVASHHGDVPQETPYSVLVQAADAISGARPGARREPLEAYIKRLEKLEELADSFKGVSKAFAIQAGREVRVIVECETIDDLATTILAGDIAKKIEHEMEYPGQIKVTVIRETRATEFAK; from the coding sequence ATGAACGGCACACTTTCGATTGTGCTTTCAGCGGTGCTGGCGGCAATTGTGGGTTTCGCGGCGGCGTGGTTAATTTTGCGCCGCATCGGGGATACCAAGATTGCCAACGCCGAGGAATTTGCCCGCAAGGTCATTGCGGAGGCCGAAAAGGAATCGGAAATAAAGAAGAAAGAGGCGCTCCTTGAGGCCAAAGAGGAATGGTATAAGGTAAAAACCAATTTTGAGAGAGAACTGCAAAACCGACGGAACGAAGTTCAGAAAATTGAAAAGAGACTCCTCGAAAAAGAGGGGAATATCGATCGCAAAATTGAGTCGCTGGCCAAGCGGGAGAAAGATCTGCAGTACCGGGAACGAACTCTGGGCGGACGGGAAAAAGGGATAACGCTTCGGGAACAGGAACTGGAAAAGGCGATGCAGGTGCAGAATGAGAAACTGGAACGGATCGCCCAGATGACAGCCGAAGAAGCCAAACGCGAACTTAAAGAGAATCTAATCGGTGAAGCCAAAATAGAGGCCGCCGCAACCATAAAGGAAATCAAAGAAAGCGCCGAACGGAACGCCGAAAAGGAAGCCCGGGAAGTGATTATTTCCGCCATTTACCGGTGCGCCGCCGATCACGCGGTCGAATCGACCGTCTCGGTGGTTAATCTACCCAACGAGGAAATGAAAGGAAGGATTATCGGGCGGGAAGGGCGAAACATTCGTTCTTTCGAGACGGCGACCGGTATCGATGTGATTGTCGATGACACGCCGGAAGCGGTCATTCTGTCGGGATATGATCCGGTCCGCCGCGAGGTGGCCCGGATGTCGCTCGAAAAATTGATCACCGACGGACGAATTCATCCTACCCGCATCGAGGAAGTGGTCGAAAAAACCCAGAAAGAGATGGAGATGATCATCCGTGAAACCGGCGAGCAGGCGGCATTCGATGTCGGCGTTCAGGGGTTGCATCTCGATGTTGTCAAATTGCTGGGGAAACTGAAATATCGGACTTCCTACGGGCAGAATGTCCTTCAGCATTCCAAAGAAGTGGCCATCCTCTGCGGCCTGATGGCGGCGGAGTTGGGCCTGGATCCGAATATCGCCAAGCGTTCCGGGCTTCTGCATGATGTCGGCAAGGCAATCGACCGGGAAACCGAAGGAACCCATACCGAAATCGGCGCCACCTTCCTGAGCCGTCTCGGCGAGAATCCGATCATTGTCAACGCCGTCGCTTCGCATCACGGTGATGTCCCGCAAGAGACGCCATACTCCGTTCTGGTGCAGGCGGCCGACGCCATTTCCGGAGCGCGCCCCGGAGCCCGCCGCGAACCGCTCGAGGCCTATATCAAGAGACTGGAAAAACTCGAAGAGCTGGCGGACTCGTTCAAGGGCGTTTCCAAGGCGTTTGCCATTCAGGCCGGGCGCGAGGTTCGTGTCATTGTCGAGTGTGAAACGATCGACGATCTGGCTACGACCATTCTGGCCGGCGATATCGCCAAGAAGATTGAACATGAAATGGAATATCCGGGACAGATAAAAGTCACGGTTATTCGCGAAACCCGCGCCACCGAATTCGCCAAATAA
- a CDS encoding conserved hypothetical protein (Evidence 4 : Unknown function but conserved in other organisms) — MAQIKVLFFADVVGKPGRFILSQMCKSLKERFTADYVIANIENAAGGFGITPEMSRKIFTYGVDCQTSGNHIWDRQDIFKYLDEQPKLLRPANYPPGVPGAGYLIDDINGVKIGVLNLMGRTYMKEIDCPFRTADREVRRMRESTEIIIIDFHAEVTSEKQALAYYLDGKVSAIIGTHTHVQTADETVSERGTAFISDVGMTGPHDSIIGMEKTPSLERFLTGMPRRFACATDDLKISGAVVTVNSDDGSAEYIERFRIDYDGQKPEEPDIKGV, encoded by the coding sequence ATGGCGCAAATCAAAGTGCTTTTTTTCGCCGATGTGGTCGGCAAGCCGGGGCGGTTCATTCTTTCCCAGATGTGCAAATCGCTGAAGGAAAGATTCACGGCCGATTATGTCATCGCCAATATCGAAAACGCCGCCGGCGGTTTCGGTATCACCCCGGAAATGTCGCGCAAGATTTTCACCTATGGTGTCGATTGTCAAACCTCGGGCAATCATATCTGGGATCGTCAGGATATATTCAAATATCTCGATGAACAACCGAAACTGCTTCGCCCCGCCAATTATCCGCCCGGCGTCCCCGGCGCCGGATATTTAATTGACGACATCAACGGAGTCAAAATCGGGGTGCTGAATCTGATGGGGCGGACATACATGAAAGAGATTGATTGCCCCTTCCGGACCGCCGACCGGGAGGTGCGGAGAATGCGGGAATCGACGGAGATAATCATAATCGATTTTCACGCCGAGGTGACCTCCGAAAAGCAGGCTCTGGCGTACTATCTCGACGGCAAGGTTTCGGCCATAATCGGAACCCATACCCATGTTCAGACCGCCGATGAGACGGTATCGGAACGGGGCACCGCATTTATCAGCGATGTCGGGATGACCGGCCCGCACGACTCCATAATCGGCATGGAAAAAACGCCCTCCCTGGAGCGTTTTCTTACCGGAATGCCGCGGCGGTTCGCCTGCGCCACCGATGATCTCAAAATCTCAGGAGCCGTTGTCACTGTCAACAGCGACGACGGGAGCGCCGAGTATATCGAACGGTTTCGTATCGATTATGACGGTCAAAAACCGGAAGAACCGGATATCAAGGGGGTGTGA
- the folD gene encoding Bifunctional protein FolD (Includes: Methylenetetrahydrofolate dehydrogenase; Methenyltetrahydrofolate cyclohydrolase): MRQLTAVVIDGKMISDQIKSELKSKVESLKSEGIIPGLAAVLVGNNPASESYVNGKAKACEKVGIYSEVIRRPAEITQAELEKIVTDLNRRGDIDGILVQSPLPDHIDELTVTLTINPHKDVDGFHPHSVGMLLLGRPTFRSCTPYGVIELLRRYKIDTSGKEIVILGRSNIVGKPLAAMLIQKAETADATVTVCHSRTKNLKDHCRRADILIAAMGRPEFVTADMIKDNAVVIDVGINRVDDPAKEKGYRLTGDVDYSGCREKASFITPVPGGVGPMTIAMLLTNTVHSAEQRRSRLK; the protein is encoded by the coding sequence GTGAGGCAATTGACAGCGGTTGTTATTGACGGCAAAATGATTTCCGATCAGATCAAATCGGAGTTGAAATCAAAAGTCGAATCATTAAAAAGCGAAGGAATTATCCCCGGCCTTGCAGCGGTACTGGTGGGGAATAATCCGGCCTCGGAATCATATGTCAACGGTAAGGCCAAAGCATGCGAGAAAGTCGGGATATATTCCGAAGTCATCCGCCGTCCCGCGGAAATCACCCAGGCGGAACTGGAAAAAATTGTGACCGATTTGAACCGGAGGGGGGATATCGACGGTATTCTGGTGCAATCGCCCCTTCCCGACCATATCGATGAATTAACGGTCACTCTGACCATCAATCCTCACAAGGATGTCGATGGGTTCCACCCGCACAGTGTCGGGATGCTTCTTCTGGGCCGCCCCACCTTTCGCTCCTGTACGCCGTACGGGGTTATCGAGCTTTTGAGGCGGTACAAGATTGATACCTCGGGAAAAGAGATCGTCATCCTGGGGCGCTCCAATATTGTCGGCAAACCCCTGGCGGCGATGCTGATTCAGAAAGCGGAGACGGCCGATGCCACCGTCACGGTCTGCCATTCCCGAACGAAAAATTTGAAAGATCATTGCCGCCGGGCGGATATTCTAATCGCCGCCATGGGCCGTCCGGAATTTGTCACAGCCGATATGATTAAAGACAATGCCGTGGTTATCGATGTCGGTATAAATCGTGTCGATGACCCGGCCAAAGAAAAAGGGTATCGGTTGACCGGAGATGTCGATTATAGCGGCTGCAGGGAGAAAGCGTCATTCATTACTCCGGTTCCGGGAGGGGTCGGCCCGATGACCATCGCCATGCTTCTGACCAACACGGTCCATTCTGCCGAGCAAAGGAGGTCAAGACTAAAATAA
- a CDS encoding exported hypothetical protein (Evidence 5 : Unknown function) yields MKSKKLTIFVLILLLLGFAYRTSHSQVESSLPDSLQSLNFWSNSGKFVGQRSAVCPPLASLEVFPETGIVGVREVYRIKMTLPEGGIPRSGGVAFNFPPNFDLGHIAEIDYSDDYSESDLTIRKIFVFRGTCVILFKSGQSPPAGTVITFTMHSVGNPTVAGNYQISGLIFSPHLKVVSGPTLSQPFPILPGPPVTLEITPSDPITLRAGNSQLFLASARDRFQNEISNPEVLWAFAPGSDSLGVLSGGNLFATTVGTGKVVAIYNALSATSGPITVLPGMIDHFEISSYPLLVAPGEPFPSGVRAEAYDRFGNLKNDYIESAYFMSSDPNAELSYDISNPYQFVIADSGRHLFAGDNFKLFTPGVQTISLTDGLHSGRSGIITVGGATSPIVSFKIAAEPAGEIRAGTPLAIKIYDAVDRDGKPAGGLVKISLEGDGISPGGFTPILNDAVVSGGAGSANQYLYLTGEAKIRAAADTVIREIAVTVMPGDLGNFKLSIQPTQFTGHSLLGPATLTIYDKFGNLKTDFDAAVTPVTIAVDRGELNRTALAASDDFVAGVADLSTKDIRFDGDAGQVIMIFAVANLDASALLRYDGLDFRINEPIPDTIMIGQRYMLRAEVINNGFTSPLSPVTLSDYFTSCPVVCLTQMDIREIEPGETYRLLLGLNTDHLTPHPLDTVHVTVASKYLFGGDTVTVMRTRSFPVAVVEPINLTYVPGSLTFDTVLSPSFLPNASFQLTIDRDIDTSSLNINAYLNIDCGGNDFGVYVNSVTASLNGRIITLALTGLHIPDLKQSGCFEGLKKLTAGITLYYMDQLLYRSDLISLDSVFVVYPAELSYRSGTLSPSIAPAGGSVPFEFGLDFSGLTTIMLDSSNSWLELAFDGGSLTGFLTPAGLTLKPGENKLTTKTMDIPSSLLNKILTPHLYLNGTELYMTRSDTISFGSDKITVSGLPQIKIVSTDLVTINPPYLDYGQKFSIKLRVQNLSGQVISNVAAVITSENGHDTLSSGTISAIAPYNYQDILLPMTADTVSQPIVIFKSLISSLGALILPPDDNFTAATIQSPAEITLLANITGAYGTIHYLDYAQPFTITVQMTNSGEADARPGQVMLLTGTYDFGIPDSSTMALAVGNTGQWSLVSPSITALVNLVVKMVEIPIDKNTGLPARVKTGQVAIPVLIEPSAAELLVSGTVSPAPLIVEGTSRELLSLNLKNNTENRLNVISLKTIDIRFYDRDKNPISPATVIDADSSGFFAGDSKLTSSFLTDNILRLSFVDFTIQPKDERTISFHAHFRDVITQAGFSLEIANSDVRAIFASGPRMNQPVPIKGRIDSNFRVGGNFILTPQSTEKSLMVRNNPFNPNLEQAEIAYNLETDAGVDLNIYTLAGEKVYGTTYPAGSSGGRQGPNYVNWDGRNSDGKVVMNGVYVMIIRNTSSGQSFKLKLAVLK; encoded by the coding sequence ATGAAAAGCAAAAAGTTAACAATATTTGTATTGATTCTTCTTCTTTTGGGATTTGCCTATAGAACTTCTCATTCTCAGGTTGAATCTTCGCTTCCTGATTCCCTACAATCCCTCAATTTCTGGAGTAATTCCGGGAAGTTTGTCGGGCAAAGATCTGCGGTGTGTCCGCCGCTGGCGTCTCTTGAGGTTTTCCCGGAAACAGGGATAGTGGGTGTCCGGGAAGTTTACAGAATCAAGATGACCCTTCCGGAAGGGGGCATTCCGCGATCCGGCGGCGTGGCTTTCAATTTTCCGCCTAATTTTGATCTCGGGCATATTGCGGAAATAGATTACTCCGACGATTACTCGGAAAGTGATTTGACTATCAGGAAAATTTTTGTATTTCGCGGCACGTGCGTCATTCTTTTCAAATCGGGCCAATCGCCTCCGGCCGGGACTGTCATCACATTTACAATGCATTCTGTAGGAAATCCGACTGTTGCCGGCAATTATCAGATTTCCGGTCTGATTTTCAGCCCGCATCTTAAAGTCGTATCAGGACCGACTCTGTCACAGCCATTCCCGATTTTGCCCGGTCCGCCGGTCACGCTCGAAATTACGCCGTCGGATCCGATCACTCTGCGAGCCGGAAATAGTCAGCTGTTCCTGGCGTCCGCCCGTGACCGTTTCCAGAATGAAATTAGCAATCCGGAAGTTCTCTGGGCTTTTGCGCCCGGCTCCGATAGTCTCGGCGTCCTGAGCGGCGGCAATCTCTTCGCCACCACGGTCGGCACCGGCAAGGTTGTGGCAATTTACAATGCTCTTTCCGCCACTTCCGGCCCGATCACCGTCTTGCCGGGGATGATAGATCATTTTGAAATCAGTTCCTACCCGTTGCTGGTTGCCCCCGGAGAGCCGTTTCCGAGCGGCGTCCGGGCCGAAGCCTACGACAGGTTCGGTAATCTCAAGAATGATTATATCGAATCGGCTTATTTTATGTCATCGGATCCGAATGCCGAATTGTCGTATGATATTTCGAATCCCTATCAATTTGTGATCGCCGATTCCGGTCGGCACCTGTTTGCGGGAGATAATTTCAAACTCTTCACCCCCGGAGTTCAGACCATTTCCTTGACCGACGGTCTTCATAGCGGACGGAGCGGCATCATCACTGTCGGCGGGGCAACATCGCCGATCGTATCATTCAAAATTGCGGCTGAGCCGGCGGGGGAGATCCGCGCCGGGACCCCGCTTGCGATAAAGATTTATGATGCTGTCGATAGGGACGGCAAACCGGCCGGCGGCCTGGTAAAAATTTCTCTGGAGGGTGACGGGATATCGCCGGGAGGCTTTACGCCGATACTTAATGATGCGGTTGTCTCCGGCGGGGCCGGTTCGGCCAATCAATACTTATATCTTACCGGGGAGGCCAAAATAAGGGCCGCCGCCGATACGGTAATCCGAGAAATTGCCGTTACGGTCATGCCGGGGGATTTGGGTAATTTTAAATTAAGCATACAGCCGACCCAATTTACGGGCCACTCTCTTTTGGGTCCGGCCACTCTAACCATTTATGACAAATTCGGCAATCTCAAGACCGATTTCGATGCCGCCGTCACGCCTGTTACCATAGCGGTCGACCGGGGCGAGCTGAATCGGACCGCCCTTGCGGCCTCCGATGATTTCGTTGCCGGGGTTGCCGACCTGTCCACGAAAGATATCCGATTCGACGGCGATGCCGGTCAGGTCATCATGATATTTGCCGTCGCGAATCTCGATGCTTCCGCTCTGCTTCGCTACGACGGCCTCGATTTCAGAATTAACGAACCGATTCCCGACACCATTATGATAGGGCAGAGGTACATGCTTCGAGCCGAAGTCATAAATAACGGTTTTACATCACCCCTGTCACCGGTGACGCTGTCCGATTATTTTACCTCCTGTCCGGTGGTATGTCTCACACAAATGGATATAAGGGAGATTGAACCGGGCGAAACATATCGGTTATTGCTTGGTTTGAATACTGATCATCTTACACCCCATCCATTGGACACGGTTCATGTGACGGTCGCTTCGAAATATTTATTCGGCGGGGACACTGTGACAGTAATGCGGACACGGTCTTTCCCGGTCGCGGTGGTCGAGCCGATCAACCTTACCTATGTCCCCGGTTCGCTCACTTTTGATACCGTTCTTTCGCCGTCATTTCTTCCGAACGCCTCGTTCCAATTGACCATCGACCGGGATATTGATACCTCGTCACTAAATATAAATGCTTATCTTAATATTGACTGCGGCGGAAACGATTTTGGGGTCTATGTCAATAGCGTGACCGCAAGCCTGAACGGTCGGATTATCACTCTGGCTCTGACGGGACTGCATATTCCGGATTTGAAGCAGAGCGGTTGCTTTGAAGGCCTTAAGAAATTGACGGCCGGTATAACTCTCTATTACATGGATCAATTGCTGTACCGAAGCGATTTAATCAGTCTCGATTCGGTTTTTGTCGTATATCCCGCCGAATTAAGTTATCGAAGCGGGACATTGAGCCCCAGCATCGCCCCGGCCGGCGGATCCGTTCCTTTTGAATTCGGACTTGATTTCAGCGGCCTCACAACAATCATGCTTGACTCATCGAATTCATGGCTCGAATTGGCGTTTGACGGCGGCAGTCTAACCGGGTTCCTGACCCCGGCGGGCCTGACGCTCAAGCCGGGTGAGAACAAATTGACGACTAAAACGATGGATATCCCGTCGTCGCTTCTTAATAAGATCCTGACCCCGCATCTTTATCTTAACGGGACGGAATTGTACATGACGCGCTCGGACACGATTTCTTTCGGGTCGGATAAAATCACGGTTTCCGGTCTGCCCCAGATCAAGATCGTATCGACCGACCTGGTGACGATCAATCCGCCGTACCTGGATTACGGACAGAAATTTTCTATCAAGCTGCGAGTGCAGAATTTATCGGGGCAGGTTATTTCCAATGTCGCCGCGGTGATTACCTCGGAAAACGGGCACGACACCCTGTCTTCGGGGACGATCAGTGCCATCGCCCCTTATAATTATCAGGATATTCTTCTGCCGATGACCGCCGATACTGTATCTCAGCCGATTGTGATATTCAAATCCCTGATTTCCTCGCTCGGTGCGCTCATTTTACCTCCCGATGATAATTTTACGGCGGCGACCATTCAATCCCCGGCGGAAATTACTCTCCTGGCGAATATCACCGGGGCCTACGGGACAATTCATTATCTCGACTACGCCCAGCCCTTCACGATAACGGTGCAGATGACCAACTCCGGCGAGGCCGATGCCCGGCCGGGGCAGGTGATGCTTCTGACCGGCACCTACGATTTTGGGATACCCGATTCATCGACAATGGCGCTGGCCGTCGGCAATACCGGGCAATGGTCGCTGGTATCTCCATCGATAACCGCCCTGGTGAATCTTGTGGTAAAAATGGTGGAAATCCCCATCGATAAAAACACCGGTCTGCCGGCACGGGTCAAGACAGGCCAGGTGGCTATTCCGGTTTTGATCGAACCGAGCGCGGCCGAACTTCTGGTATCCGGGACAGTCAGTCCCGCCCCTCTGATAGTGGAGGGGACATCGCGCGAACTGCTTTCCCTGAATTTAAAAAATAATACGGAAAACAGACTTAATGTCATCTCTTTGAAAACAATCGATATCAGATTCTACGATCGTGACAAAAATCCGATTTCGCCGGCGACCGTCATTGATGCCGATTCCAGCGGCTTCTTTGCCGGTGACAGCAAATTGACTTCGTCTTTTCTTACCGACAACATCCTGCGCTTGTCGTTTGTGGATTTCACCATCCAACCGAAAGATGAGAGAACGATCTCTTTTCACGCCCATTTCCGCGATGTTATCACGCAAGCGGGTTTCAGTTTGGAGATCGCCAACAGCGATGTCAGGGCGATATTTGCCTCCGGGCCCCGCATGAATCAACCGGTTCCGATTAAGGGACGCATCGACAGTAATTTCCGGGTGGGCGGGAATTTTATCCTGACGCCGCAATCGACCGAAAAATCGCTGATGGTTCGTAATAACCCCTTCAATCCGAATTTGGAGCAGGCCGAAATCGCCTATAATCTGGAGACCGATGCCGGAGTCGATTTGAATATCTATACTTTGGCCGGAGAGAAGGTGTATGGAACAACCTATCCGGCCGGCTCGTCCGGCGGCCGGCAGGGGCCGAACTATGTCAATTGGGACGGCCGAAACTCGGACGGCAAAGTGGTCATGAACGGCGTTTATGTGATGATCATCCGCAATACTTCGAGCGGGCAATCATTCAAATTGAAACTGGCGGTGCTCAAGTGA